Proteins encoded within one genomic window of Alteribacter populi:
- the purN gene encoding phosphoribosylglycinamide formyltransferase: protein MKIAVFASGSGSNFQAILEAQKEETLQAEVALLVCDKPGAKVIDRAVAHNIPIFVFDPHNYNMKAEFEQEVITKLAEHDCSYVILAGYMRLIGKTLLQPFEGRIINIHPSLLPAFPGLDAIGQAFDAGVKVTGVTVHFVDQGVDTGPIIAQQAVTIEDGDTRADMQRKVQEVEHALYPKTIQSIITKKMKEVSIHE, encoded by the coding sequence ATGAAAATCGCTGTATTTGCATCAGGAAGTGGAAGCAATTTTCAAGCGATTTTAGAGGCTCAAAAGGAAGAGACTCTTCAAGCCGAAGTCGCTCTTCTCGTTTGTGATAAACCTGGAGCAAAAGTGATTGATCGGGCGGTGGCCCATAATATTCCAATCTTTGTTTTTGATCCGCATAATTACAATATGAAGGCAGAGTTTGAACAAGAGGTCATCACAAAATTAGCAGAGCATGATTGTTCCTATGTGATTCTCGCCGGATATATGCGGCTTATTGGAAAAACGCTTTTGCAGCCTTTTGAAGGACGGATTATCAATATCCACCCGTCCTTACTTCCGGCTTTTCCAGGGCTGGACGCGATCGGGCAAGCCTTTGATGCCGGAGTCAAAGTGACTGGGGTCACAGTTCACTTTGTCGACCAAGGGGTGGATACAGGTCCAATTATTGCTCAGCAAGCTGTTACAATAGAGGATGGGGATACACGAGCGGATATGCAGCGAAAGGTTCAAGAAGTTGAGCATGCTCTCTATCCTAAAACGATACAATCAATCATCACTAAAAAGATGAAGGAGGTTTCAATCCATGAGTAA
- the purH gene encoding bifunctional phosphoribosylaminoimidazolecarboxamide formyltransferase/IMP cyclohydrolase, protein MSKRALISVSDKTGIEQLAQSLVEAGVEIISTGGTKRAIEAAGIHAIGIEEVTGFPEMMDGRVKTLHPRIHGGLLALRNSSEHVKALRDHEIQPIDLVIVNLYPFQETIENPDATFEEAIENIDIGGPSMIRSAAKNHRDVAVVVDPSDYPVVIEEMKANDSELSDERKRKLAAKAFRHTAAYDALIAEFLTKQSGEEYPESLTVTYTKKQTLRYGENPHQQAAFYERPLGSQTSIARAKQLQGKELSYNNINDADAAVGVVKEFTKPAVAVIKHMNPCGVGIGESINDAFQKAYEADPVSIFGGIIACNGEIDADTAVKMKEIFLEIIIAPSFTEEAKAILKEKPNLRLLTISFTDTQALEQRISTVSGGALVQDTDTLSFEDVETTIPTKRQPTEEELRQLEMAWKVVKHVKSNAIVLATSDRTIGIGAGQMNRVGAAKIALEQAGDQVNGAVLASDAFFPMGDTVEAAAKAGVRAIIQPGGSKRDQESIDKADEYGVAMIFTGVRHFKH, encoded by the coding sequence ATGAGTAAACGTGCATTAATTAGCGTGTCTGACAAAACAGGGATTGAACAACTGGCACAAAGCCTTGTCGAGGCTGGTGTAGAGATTATTTCTACTGGTGGAACGAAGCGTGCGATCGAAGCTGCTGGCATTCATGCGATTGGTATTGAAGAGGTCACAGGTTTTCCTGAAATGATGGACGGCCGTGTTAAAACGCTTCACCCTCGTATTCACGGCGGACTTTTAGCGTTAAGAAATTCAAGTGAGCATGTGAAGGCGCTGCGGGATCATGAGATTCAGCCGATCGACCTTGTGATTGTAAACTTGTATCCATTCCAGGAAACGATCGAGAATCCGGATGCGACATTTGAAGAGGCGATTGAAAACATTGATATTGGCGGTCCTTCGATGATCCGTTCAGCTGCCAAAAATCATCGTGACGTCGCTGTAGTCGTCGACCCGTCAGACTATCCGGTAGTGATTGAAGAAATGAAAGCAAACGACAGTGAGCTTTCAGATGAACGGAAACGAAAATTAGCAGCGAAAGCCTTTCGACATACAGCGGCTTACGATGCACTCATTGCTGAATTTTTAACTAAGCAGTCAGGAGAAGAGTACCCGGAAAGCCTGACGGTCACATACACGAAAAAACAGACATTACGTTACGGAGAGAATCCTCACCAGCAGGCAGCCTTTTATGAGCGCCCATTAGGAAGCCAAACGTCAATCGCTCGTGCAAAGCAGCTCCAAGGTAAAGAACTTTCTTATAACAACATTAATGATGCCGATGCGGCTGTAGGTGTCGTTAAAGAATTCACGAAGCCTGCAGTGGCCGTAATCAAGCATATGAACCCGTGTGGAGTGGGGATTGGCGAGTCGATCAATGACGCCTTTCAAAAAGCGTATGAAGCAGATCCGGTTTCGATCTTCGGCGGAATTATTGCCTGTAACGGTGAAATTGATGCCGATACAGCGGTAAAAATGAAGGAAATCTTTTTAGAAATCATCATCGCCCCTTCTTTTACAGAAGAAGCAAAGGCGATCTTAAAAGAGAAACCAAATCTTCGTCTGCTCACGATCTCCTTTACCGACACGCAGGCACTTGAACAACGAATCAGCACAGTTTCTGGAGGAGCTCTAGTACAGGACACTGATACGTTGAGCTTTGAAGACGTTGAAACAACGATTCCAACGAAGCGTCAGCCAACAGAAGAAGAGCTGCGTCAGCTTGAAATGGCGTGGAAAGTTGTGAAGCATGTCAAATCGAATGCGATTGTCTTAGCAACGAGTGACCGGACAATTGGTATTGGTGCAGGTCAAATGAACCGTGTCGGGGCAGCGAAAATAGCTCTTGAGCAAGCAGGAGATCAAGTGAACGGTGCGGTTCTCGCTTCAGATGCATTTTTCCCAATGGGCGATACGGTAGAGGCAGCTGCGAAGGCTGGGGTCCGTGCGATTATTCAGCCTGGTGGATCCAAGCGTGATCAAGAATCGATCGATAAAGCTGATGAATATGGTGTCGCAATGATTTTTACAGGTGTACGTCATTTTAAACATTAA
- the purD gene encoding phosphoribosylamine--glycine ligase, which translates to MKVLVIGKGGREHAICWKFAQSPNVTEVIAAPGSDGMRSVARCVPIEEHEADDLLTFSAEENIGLVVIGPEAPLVNGLADRFTEAGIRVFGPSQKAAQVEGSKEFAKILMKKHAIPTGDYAVFTELDRAKDYVRKHGAPIVIKADGLAAGKGVVVAMTETEAFKALEDMLDSKQFGEAGARVVIEEYVAGEECSLMAFVHGETVVPMVVAQDHKRAFEGDRGPNTGGMGAYSPVPHLNEKTIAEAEEQILRRMAKAMSEEGCPFTGILYAGLMITEKGPKVIEFNARFGDPETQVVLPRLKTPLDDVIVSVLNGEEKEILWAEEACLGVVLASEGYPDGYEKGQVLDSNLLKSEEGQLFFHAGTKNTEAGWVTNGGRVGIVTSLANTLEQAKSAAYNDLARVKLDGLFYRSDIGNRAISPVTAGASSISKTK; encoded by the coding sequence ATGAAAGTCCTTGTCATAGGCAAAGGTGGACGTGAACACGCGATCTGCTGGAAGTTTGCCCAAAGTCCGAATGTAACCGAAGTGATAGCGGCACCAGGCAGTGACGGTATGCGTTCGGTGGCACGTTGTGTGCCGATCGAAGAACATGAAGCGGATGACCTGTTGACATTTTCAGCAGAAGAAAATATCGGTCTAGTCGTGATCGGCCCGGAAGCGCCGTTAGTCAACGGACTCGCTGATCGCTTCACAGAGGCTGGTATTCGCGTATTTGGTCCTTCCCAAAAAGCGGCACAAGTAGAAGGCAGTAAAGAATTTGCAAAAATATTGATGAAAAAACATGCGATTCCTACAGGGGATTATGCTGTATTTACAGAGCTCGATCGAGCAAAAGACTACGTTCGAAAACACGGCGCTCCGATCGTCATAAAAGCAGATGGTCTTGCAGCAGGTAAAGGTGTCGTTGTGGCTATGACAGAGACAGAAGCCTTTAAAGCACTTGAGGATATGCTTGACTCCAAGCAGTTTGGCGAGGCTGGAGCCCGCGTTGTGATTGAAGAGTATGTAGCAGGGGAAGAATGCTCGTTAATGGCGTTTGTCCATGGAGAGACCGTTGTCCCGATGGTCGTTGCCCAGGATCATAAGCGCGCCTTTGAGGGTGATAGAGGCCCCAATACAGGAGGCATGGGGGCGTATTCTCCGGTCCCTCACCTTAATGAAAAAACAATTGCCGAAGCCGAAGAACAGATTCTCCGTCGCATGGCTAAAGCTATGAGTGAAGAGGGCTGTCCGTTCACAGGAATTTTATATGCGGGACTCATGATTACCGAAAAGGGACCAAAAGTGATTGAGTTTAATGCAAGATTTGGCGATCCTGAAACTCAAGTCGTCTTGCCTCGCTTGAAAACACCACTGGATGACGTGATCGTAAGCGTATTGAATGGAGAAGAAAAAGAAATTTTGTGGGCGGAGGAAGCTTGCCTTGGAGTGGTACTCGCATCTGAAGGATACCCTGACGGCTATGAAAAAGGGCAGGTGCTCGATTCGAACTTGCTGAAAAGTGAAGAAGGGCAACTATTTTTCCACGCGGGTACAAAAAATACAGAGGCTGGCTGGGTGACAAACGGAGGAAGAGTTGGCATTGTAACAAGCTTAGCAAATACGTTGGAACAAGCGAAAAGTGCAGCTTACAACGACTTGGCACGTGTGAAACTCGATGGATTATTTTACCGTAGCGACATTGGTAATCGTGCTATTTCTCCTGTGACCGCTGGCGCTTCATCCATAAGTAAAACAAAGTAA
- a CDS encoding YgaP family membrane protein, with protein MRPNIGMINALVRITCGFTLLAWATARLVRRPYRSSPLFVAMMGAMKVAEGITRFCPVTFAVEERMEETFDDIDFNHDSGPVNPS; from the coding sequence ATGAGACCAAATATCGGAATGATCAATGCGCTTGTAAGAATTACTTGTGGATTTACATTGTTAGCTTGGGCAACTGCTAGGTTGGTTAGAAGGCCGTATAGAAGCTCGCCCTTATTTGTAGCGATGATGGGGGCTATGAAAGTAGCTGAAGGAATCACGCGATTTTGCCCGGTAACGTTTGCAGTTGAAGAACGAATGGAAGAGACATTTGATGATATCGATTTTAACCATGATTCCGGCCCTGTAAATCCTTCATAA
- a CDS encoding adenine deaminase C-terminal domain-containing protein, which produces MLNQPIQWSKKQIREQLEVVRGNLPPTKVIANASWLNSLRKQWMSGHIWIYGDRIVYVGSEYPVNIKGTDIIDVNGAPTVPGYIEHHAHPFQLYHPLNLARYASERGTTTLISDNMPLFLNLPKKKAFTLLEELQKTPTLMLWWARYDGQTALHDHDKHFTHGKIMDWLNHPYVVQGGELTDWPSVLHGDDSMLQWMQETKAKGMPIEGHLPGAGEKTLTQMALTGVDSDHEAMTEEDLLRRLDLGYTTSMRYSSIRPDLPQLLEAVRNHGLSTSDKLIMTTDGSPPKVMQEGVMDRVIDIALEKDIPIIDAIGMTTYNVAKHYRLDHVLGMIAPGKLANLNILESETNPLPKSVMAKGQWVVKEGQALHRHLEFSWEKYGFEPLNLDWQLSSDDLHFSMPLGIEMVNDVIMKPYHPELDLTANVIEADRDECFFVLIDRYGEWKINTVIKGFADNLYGMASSFSNTGDLILIGKNKQGILSAFNALKKQNGGIVIVNEAGVEDRLPLAISGVMSDLELPEIAKQEERLLSTLKTKGYRYNDPVYALLFFSATHLPFVRVTQQGIFDVKQKKVLFPSIMR; this is translated from the coding sequence ATGTTAAATCAACCAATACAATGGTCAAAAAAACAAATACGCGAACAGCTTGAAGTCGTACGTGGAAATCTTCCACCAACAAAGGTGATTGCGAACGCAAGCTGGCTTAACAGTCTAAGAAAGCAGTGGATGAGTGGGCACATTTGGATTTATGGAGATCGTATCGTTTATGTGGGTAGTGAATATCCGGTCAACATTAAAGGCACCGACATTATTGATGTTAACGGAGCACCCACTGTCCCAGGTTATATTGAACACCATGCTCACCCATTTCAGTTATATCATCCCCTCAACCTCGCCCGATATGCATCTGAAAGAGGGACGACGACTTTAATCAGCGACAATATGCCGCTTTTTTTAAATTTGCCAAAAAAGAAAGCGTTTACTTTATTGGAGGAGCTGCAAAAAACGCCAACGTTGATGCTATGGTGGGCCCGTTATGATGGTCAAACCGCTCTTCATGATCACGACAAACATTTTACACATGGAAAAATAATGGACTGGCTCAATCACCCTTATGTCGTCCAAGGTGGAGAATTAACAGACTGGCCATCTGTTCTTCATGGAGATGACTCCATGCTGCAATGGATGCAGGAAACAAAGGCAAAGGGCATGCCAATTGAAGGCCATCTTCCAGGTGCAGGAGAAAAGACCCTTACGCAAATGGCCTTAACAGGAGTCGATTCTGATCATGAAGCTATGACAGAAGAAGACTTACTTCGCCGGTTAGACCTAGGGTACACTACCTCGATGCGCTATTCGTCCATTCGTCCCGACTTACCTCAACTTCTGGAAGCCGTCCGTAACCATGGATTAAGCACGAGTGATAAGCTTATTATGACAACGGATGGTTCGCCGCCAAAAGTGATGCAAGAAGGAGTCATGGACCGAGTCATTGACATTGCATTGGAGAAAGATATTCCAATAATTGATGCCATTGGCATGACCACTTACAATGTAGCTAAACACTATCGTCTCGATCATGTGCTCGGAATGATTGCTCCTGGAAAGTTAGCCAATCTCAATATCTTAGAGTCTGAGACCAATCCACTGCCGAAATCTGTTATGGCAAAAGGACAGTGGGTCGTAAAAGAAGGTCAGGCTCTACACCGTCATCTAGAGTTTAGTTGGGAGAAATACGGGTTTGAACCATTGAACCTCGATTGGCAGCTATCGTCTGACGACCTTCATTTTTCGATGCCCCTTGGTATTGAAATGGTAAATGACGTCATTATGAAACCGTATCATCCTGAACTCGATTTAACAGCCAATGTTATTGAGGCAGACCGAGATGAATGCTTTTTCGTTCTTATTGATCGGTATGGTGAATGGAAAATCAATACAGTAATTAAAGGCTTTGCTGATAATTTATATGGCATGGCAAGCTCTTTTTCCAATACAGGAGACCTCATTCTGATCGGGAAAAATAAACAAGGGATACTTTCTGCTTTTAACGCATTAAAAAAGCAGAACGGAGGCATTGTTATTGTCAATGAAGCCGGTGTTGAAGACAGGTTACCTCTAGCGATTAGCGGGGTCATGTCCGATCTTGAACTCCCGGAAATTGCCAAACAAGAAGAACGCCTTCTCTCTACGTTGAAAACCAAAGGCTATCGTTACAACGATCCTGTTTACGCTCTGCTATTCTTTTCTGCTACGCATTTACCATTTGTAAGAGTCACCCAGCAAGGGATTTTTGATGTGAAACAGAAAAAGGTACTCTTTCCTTCGATTATGCGTTAA
- a CDS encoding DUF3048 domain-containing protein gives MKLYVNKMFLVFALLSCFLLVACSEESAGENDNEGQGVEDTPVEDADDEAEIEEIPTEEAEQKADYDAPLTGLPLDEEAAHTAFGVMIENSTSARPQTGLYQADLVYEVLSEATITRFLAIFHSQEAERIGPIRSARDYYVHLNKGYDAIYVSAGGSPSGLELAESDYVPYISAQTYDQQYFSRSSERSAPHNMYTTFSDLVSVAELIGLNLENAPPQLPFDSETSTSRTGEEVDEFEVLYGSSSNNVKYEYDEKLNGYRRSNGGVPTEDHDTETPVAPQNVFVVEASHRVIDDAGRRDIDITSGGEAYLFQDGVKHDVDWQSDDGVILPYHEGEPVQFVPGQTWINIVPKENGGLTSQVEMNIEGH, from the coding sequence ATGAAACTGTATGTAAATAAGATGTTCCTAGTATTTGCCTTGCTTTCTTGTTTTCTTCTTGTTGCCTGCAGTGAAGAAAGTGCAGGAGAAAACGATAATGAAGGACAAGGGGTAGAGGATACGCCAGTCGAGGACGCGGACGATGAGGCAGAAATCGAAGAAATCCCAACTGAAGAAGCGGAGCAAAAAGCCGATTACGACGCTCCTTTAACAGGGTTACCTCTTGATGAAGAAGCTGCACATACCGCTTTTGGAGTCATGATCGAAAATTCTACAAGCGCAAGGCCACAAACGGGGCTTTACCAAGCAGACCTCGTATACGAAGTTCTATCTGAAGCAACCATTACCCGGTTCCTTGCTATCTTTCACAGTCAAGAAGCAGAGCGTATTGGTCCAATAAGAAGTGCAAGAGATTATTATGTACATTTAAATAAAGGTTATGATGCTATTTACGTATCTGCAGGCGGTAGTCCGAGTGGGCTTGAGTTAGCTGAAAGTGATTATGTACCTTACATCAGTGCGCAAACCTATGATCAGCAGTATTTTTCCAGATCTTCTGAGCGTAGTGCACCTCATAACATGTATACAACCTTTTCTGATCTCGTTTCTGTTGCCGAACTGATCGGCTTGAATTTAGAAAATGCCCCACCACAGCTCCCCTTTGATTCTGAGACAAGTACGTCACGAACTGGGGAAGAAGTGGATGAATTTGAAGTTCTTTATGGTAGTTCAAGTAATAATGTAAAATACGAATATGATGAAAAATTGAATGGATATCGCCGTTCAAACGGTGGAGTTCCAACTGAAGACCACGACACGGAAACTCCGGTAGCACCGCAAAATGTCTTCGTTGTCGAAGCATCTCATCGTGTCATTGACGACGCTGGCAGAAGAGATATTGACATTACTTCAGGTGGGGAAGCGTACCTTTTCCAAGATGGTGTAAAGCACGACGTCGACTGGCAAAGTGATGACGGTGTCATCCTCCCGTACCACGAAGGAGAACCCGTACAATTTGTCCCCGGACAAACGTGGATTAACATTGTCCCTAAAGAAAATGGCGGACTCACTTCACAAGTTGAAATGAATATTGAAGGTCATTAA
- a CDS encoding YerC/YecD family TrpR-related protein: protein MQINKLRGNELDQLFQAILSLKDMEECYQFFDDLCTMNEIQSLAQRLEVARMLMDGDTYQKIEKDTGASTATISRVKRCINYGNDGYQMTLDRVKEAKEEK from the coding sequence ATGCAAATTAATAAATTGAGAGGTAATGAGCTTGACCAGTTATTTCAAGCCATTCTCAGCTTAAAAGACATGGAAGAATGCTATCAATTTTTCGATGATCTTTGCACGATGAATGAAATTCAGTCCTTGGCTCAACGTCTGGAAGTAGCAAGAATGCTGATGGACGGTGATACGTATCAAAAGATTGAAAAAGACACGGGTGCCAGCACAGCTACAATCTCACGTGTGAAACGCTGTATTAATTACGGAAACGACGGCTATCAAATGACACTCGACCGTGTGAAAGAAGCAAAAGAAGAAAAATAA
- a CDS encoding heptaprenylglyceryl phosphate synthase → MLEYRDWKHVFKLDPNKSLDDDALEAICESGTDAVIVGGTDGVTEDNTLDLLMRIRRYSVACALEVSTLEAVTPGFDYYLIPSVVNTDKVKWINGQHHQAVKELGPIMNWDEVLTEGYCILNGDAKVAQLTGANTDLDEEDVVAYARMTEHLIRMPIFYLEYSGMYGNPEVVKAAKAVLSNTQVFYGGGISNKEQAEEMAEHADTVVVGNVIYENLKRALATVKAVKK, encoded by the coding sequence GTGCTTGAATATAGAGACTGGAAGCATGTTTTTAAGTTAGACCCGAATAAATCGCTGGATGATGATGCGTTGGAGGCTATTTGTGAATCGGGTACGGATGCGGTAATTGTAGGTGGGACGGATGGTGTCACTGAAGACAATACGCTTGATTTACTTATGAGGATACGACGGTATTCGGTTGCGTGTGCTTTAGAGGTATCAACTCTAGAGGCGGTCACACCTGGCTTTGATTATTATTTAATTCCATCTGTCGTTAATACAGACAAAGTTAAGTGGATTAACGGGCAGCATCATCAAGCTGTGAAGGAGCTTGGCCCGATTATGAATTGGGATGAAGTGTTAACAGAAGGCTATTGTATCCTTAACGGAGACGCTAAAGTTGCCCAGTTAACAGGTGCGAATACTGACCTTGATGAAGAAGATGTAGTTGCATATGCCCGGATGACTGAACATTTGATTCGAATGCCGATTTTTTATCTTGAATACAGTGGTATGTATGGGAACCCGGAAGTGGTGAAGGCGGCGAAAGCTGTCCTCTCAAACACACAGGTTTTTTATGGTGGAGGCATTTCAAACAAGGAGCAAGCAGAAGAAATGGCCGAGCACGCTGACACAGTTGTTGTCGGTAATGTTATTTATGAAAATTTAAAACGTGCGTTAGCTACTGTTAAAGCAGTAAAAAAGTAA
- the pcrA gene encoding DNA helicase PcrA — MEQTGNQLLSGLNPEQQKAVKHGAGPLLIMAGAGSGKTRVLTHRIAYLIGEKGVAPWSILAITFTNKASREMKDRIGKIVGGSIAEDIWISTFHSMCVRMLRRDVDRIGVNRNFTILDGSDQMTVVKRLMKEQNIDTKKFEPRSILGSISSAKNELKTPKDFGKTASGPYEDTVLKVYEAYQKELKKNHALDFDDLIMMTIKLFKQVPEVLEFYQRKFQYVMVDEYQDTNRAQYILVKMLADRHKNICVVGDSDQSIYRWRGADIQNILSFESDYPNAVVIMLEQNYRSTKTILKAANDVIGNNANRKPKNLWTENLDGEKLALYEADNERDEAQFIVGKIKEMTDSGKYSESEIAVLYRTNAQSRVIEEMFVKSNLSYTIVGGTKFYDRKEIKDVLAYLRVIANPDDDISLRRIVNVPKRGIGASTVEKIDHFADLQGVSLFRALQDVNEIGLSARARNSLAEFIDQLNGWVQMQDYLSVTELVEELLDKTGYRAMLKNDKSLESESRLENIEEFLTVTKEFEKTNEDKSLVAFLTDLALIADIDKVDDEEEDSNQEQIILMTLHSAKGLEFPVVFLIGLEEGVFPHSRSLMEVVEMEEERRLAYVGITRAEKELYLSRARMRTLYGRTNMNPASRFLSEIPEDLLDSFKEEKPTPDWMKTSTASRNKPSFSQPGRAARSDQGSTGGAAPAPGRTRMRTQTTTTGGDSFSWAVGDKAAHKKWGTGTVVSMKGDKENVELDIAFPEVGVKRLFAKFAPITKQ, encoded by the coding sequence ATGGAACAAACAGGTAATCAATTGCTGTCAGGTTTAAACCCTGAGCAACAAAAAGCGGTGAAACATGGGGCTGGCCCGCTATTAATTATGGCTGGAGCTGGGAGTGGGAAGACGCGAGTTCTCACTCACCGAATTGCGTATTTAATTGGTGAAAAAGGCGTAGCTCCTTGGTCAATTTTAGCTATTACCTTTACGAACAAAGCCTCTAGGGAAATGAAAGATCGAATTGGAAAAATCGTTGGAGGTTCTATTGCTGAAGACATTTGGATTTCGACGTTTCACTCGATGTGTGTAAGGATGTTAAGAAGAGATGTCGATCGGATTGGTGTTAATCGTAATTTTACGATTTTGGACGGATCAGACCAAATGACGGTCGTAAAAAGGTTAATGAAAGAGCAGAATATTGATACGAAGAAATTTGAGCCGCGAAGCATTTTAGGCTCGATCAGCTCGGCTAAAAACGAATTGAAAACGCCGAAGGATTTTGGGAAAACAGCTTCAGGTCCGTATGAAGATACTGTATTAAAAGTTTATGAAGCGTATCAAAAAGAGCTTAAGAAAAATCATGCGTTGGATTTTGACGACTTGATTATGATGACGATTAAGCTGTTTAAACAAGTTCCTGAAGTGCTGGAATTTTATCAACGAAAATTTCAGTATGTGATGGTTGATGAGTATCAGGATACGAACAGAGCGCAATACATTCTTGTGAAAATGCTGGCCGATCGCCATAAAAACATTTGTGTTGTTGGGGATTCAGATCAGTCGATTTATCGCTGGCGCGGGGCGGATATTCAAAATATCCTTTCCTTTGAAAGTGACTATCCGAATGCGGTTGTCATTATGCTTGAGCAAAATTATCGATCAACGAAAACCATTTTAAAAGCAGCGAATGATGTGATTGGAAACAACGCGAATCGGAAGCCGAAAAATCTGTGGACCGAGAACTTAGATGGTGAGAAGCTTGCGTTATATGAAGCAGATAATGAGCGTGACGAAGCTCAGTTTATTGTTGGGAAAATAAAAGAAATGACTGACAGCGGTAAATATTCAGAGTCAGAAATTGCTGTCCTTTATCGAACAAATGCTCAATCTCGTGTGATTGAGGAAATGTTCGTCAAGTCTAACCTTTCCTACACGATCGTCGGCGGTACAAAGTTCTATGACAGAAAAGAGATTAAAGATGTCTTGGCCTATTTGCGAGTGATCGCGAACCCGGATGACGATATTAGCTTGCGTAGAATTGTCAATGTACCAAAACGCGGGATCGGCGCTTCTACCGTGGAGAAGATCGATCATTTTGCCGATTTGCAAGGAGTATCTCTTTTCCGTGCCCTGCAGGATGTAAATGAGATCGGTTTGAGTGCGCGGGCGCGTAACTCTTTAGCCGAATTTATCGACCAATTAAATGGCTGGGTCCAAATGCAGGATTATTTATCAGTCACTGAACTTGTTGAAGAACTGTTGGATAAAACCGGTTATCGCGCGATGCTAAAAAATGATAAGAGCTTGGAATCCGAAAGTCGTCTTGAGAACATTGAAGAATTTTTAACTGTAACCAAAGAGTTTGAAAAAACAAATGAAGATAAATCATTAGTTGCCTTTCTAACCGATTTAGCACTTATTGCAGATATTGATAAAGTAGACGATGAAGAGGAAGACAGCAATCAGGAACAAATCATTCTGATGACTTTGCACTCTGCAAAAGGGTTGGAGTTTCCTGTTGTGTTCTTGATCGGACTTGAAGAAGGGGTGTTTCCTCATAGCCGTTCTCTTATGGAAGTAGTAGAGATGGAGGAGGAGCGCCGACTTGCTTACGTGGGAATTACCCGTGCCGAAAAAGAATTATATTTATCTCGGGCAAGAATGCGCACGCTATATGGTAGGACGAATATGAATCCAGCTTCCCGCTTTTTGAGTGAAATTCCGGAAGATCTCCTTGATTCGTTTAAAGAAGAAAAACCAACACCGGACTGGATGAAGACGTCCACAGCCTCTCGAAATAAGCCGTCCTTTAGTCAACCTGGCCGCGCAGCAAGATCGGACCAAGGGAGTACTGGAGGGGCGGCACCTGCACCTGGGAGGACGAGAATGCGCACGCAAACAACGACGACAGGTGGCGACTCGTTTTCATGGGCTGTTGGTGATAAAGCTGCTCATAAAAAGTGGGGAACAGGAACTGTTGTAAGTATGAAAGGGGACAAAGAGAACGTCGAACTCGATATTGCTTTCCCCGAAGTTGGCGTTAAGCGTCTTTTTGCCAAGTTTGCCCCCATAACAAAGCAGTAA